A single window of Pygocentrus nattereri isolate fPygNat1 chromosome 24, fPygNat1.pri, whole genome shotgun sequence DNA harbors:
- the crhb gene encoding corticotropin releasing hormone b: protein MKLHVLSAAAAVLLVALVAAHGAPDREVAARRARPVLARLGEEYFIRVGGNREREAEPRRWLRRAVQLQLEGKVGAEGYARAQERQAGQEEQEEEEQQQEVQQVEQEERARRSEEPPISLDLTFHLLREVLEMARAEQLAQQAHSNRKMMEIFGK from the coding sequence ATGAAGCTCCACGTGCTCTCCGCCGCCGCCGCCGTGCTGCTCGTGGCGCTCGTGGCCGCACACGGCGCGCCGGATCGCGAGGTGGCGGCGAGGCGCGCACGCCCCGTGCTCGCCAGGCTCGGGGAGGAGTATTTCATCCGCGTGGGGGGCAACCGGGAGCGCGAAGCGGAGCCCAGGAGGTGGCTGAGGAGGGCCGTGCAGCTGCAGCTGGAGGGCAAAGTTGGCGCAGAGGGTTACGCGCGGGCGCAGGAGCGACAGGCGGGCCAGGAGGAGCAAGaagaggaggagcagcagcaggaggtgCAGCAAGTGGAGCAGGAGGAGAGAGCGCGGCGCTCCGAGGAGCCTCCTATCTCCCTGGACCTCACCTTCCACCTTCTCCGGGAGGTGCTGGAGATGGCCAGGGCCGAGCAGCTCGCGCAGCAAGCCCACAGCAACCGGAAGATGATGGAGATCTTTGGGAAGTAG